A stretch of the Sphingobacterium thalpophilum genome encodes the following:
- a CDS encoding TIGR04149 family rSAM-modified RiPP, which produces MKKIKKIKLEKETIVNLNDNDMLQLKGGSVSEWISTYVSEKIIEYTASMTASILKENTFWVGCTTDPRYSKAPGQPGCVPA; this is translated from the coding sequence ATGAAAAAAATCAAAAAAATCAAATTGGAAAAAGAAACAATCGTTAACTTAAATGATAACGACATGTTACAGTTAAAAGGTGGTAGCGTATCTGAATGGATATCGACGTACGTATCGGAAAAGATTATAGAATATACCGCTAGTATGACAGCATCCATTCTGAAGGAAAACACATTCTGGGTAGGTTGTACAACAGATCCGAGGTATTCAAAAGCACCTGGCCAACCTGGGTGTGTACCTGCTTAA
- a CDS encoding glycosyltransferase produces MKHIYLFTFQKLGLDQGIKRYIDELSYAISVVNNFKVTIVTFYSDNATLLPYEENGIRHIHVPMPQQQENSRKFVYYDLKLYNIACAKILEKHIDPNEQNIFHLNYNQHSLIIDHLRKISPSAKIVFTIHFMRWVTAVDHDENRFKGIITHNDLSTLTPKELLCIDDFNSLKQICNNVDKIICLSTYTYYLLTSIYNIDTNKIAMVKNGVKDAPPVNHTQLSTTLQESPLLEKSPKVLIYSGRIEENKGFHILLHALHKVIKKNKNVILIVAGTGDQAKFMKLANKCLGYIYFVGEVNHEELNNLYGIADIGVHPSLNEQCSFSVLEMMRNGLPIIGFDLSGMKDIITTGNNGTKINVKKGVTITDQILEMVDDLAIAILEYLENPQLIKERGTYARERYLKEYSSQVFESNMAYTYSNLII; encoded by the coding sequence ATGAAACACATCTATTTATTCACTTTTCAGAAATTAGGGTTAGATCAAGGAATCAAAAGATATATTGACGAATTATCTTATGCAATTAGCGTTGTTAATAATTTTAAAGTAACAATTGTAACGTTTTATAGTGACAACGCGACCCTTCTCCCTTATGAAGAGAATGGTATCAGGCACATACATGTACCAATGCCCCAGCAACAAGAGAATAGCAGGAAATTTGTGTATTACGATCTAAAGCTTTACAATATTGCTTGTGCAAAAATATTAGAAAAACACATTGACCCCAATGAGCAAAATATTTTTCATTTAAACTATAATCAACATAGTCTCATAATTGATCATTTGAGAAAAATATCCCCTTCGGCGAAAATTGTTTTTACCATACATTTTATGAGATGGGTGACAGCTGTAGATCATGATGAAAACAGGTTCAAAGGAATAATTACCCACAACGACCTTAGTACGCTTACTCCAAAAGAGTTGCTTTGCATTGACGATTTCAATTCCCTTAAACAGATATGCAATAACGTAGATAAGATTATTTGCCTCTCTACATATACATATTATTTATTAACCTCAATTTATAACATAGATACTAATAAGATTGCTATGGTAAAGAATGGGGTTAAAGATGCTCCTCCAGTAAATCATACTCAGCTATCAACAACTTTACAGGAGAGTCCCCTATTAGAGAAGTCGCCCAAAGTCCTGATTTATTCTGGCAGAATTGAAGAAAACAAGGGCTTCCATATTCTATTGCACGCCTTGCATAAGGTCATCAAAAAAAATAAGAATGTGATACTCATCGTAGCGGGAACAGGCGATCAAGCCAAATTTATGAAGCTGGCCAACAAGTGTCTTGGATATATATATTTTGTAGGCGAAGTTAATCACGAAGAGTTGAATAATCTGTATGGTATAGCTGACATCGGAGTCCACCCGTCATTAAATGAGCAATGTAGTTTTTCTGTTTTAGAAATGATGCGAAATGGGCTGCCAATTATTGGTTTTGATTTATCTGGTATGAAGGATATCATTACTACCGGAAATAATGGAACAAAAATAAATGTTAAAAAAGGAGTAACAATTACCGACCAGATTCTCGAAATGGTTGATGATTTAGCAATTGCTATCCTAGAATATTTAGAGAATCCCCAATTAATCAAAGAGAGAGGAACTTATGCTAGAGAACGTTATTTGAAAGAGTATAGTTCTCAGGTATTCGAATCAAACATGGCTTATACGTATAGCAATTTAATAATTTAA
- a CDS encoding CPBP family intramembrane glutamic endopeptidase, translating to MRFPNLFQSLCSLIFFFVLQIICKSIIKLPQYGTLKDLISYLIPALITLGSLALMNRKEVISIDSITIKKVRLDDLVLSVGIAIFCLFTPLLNQFSHFNKEIVNQTYESVLEVPVDIFVFFSMVIFAPIFEEIFFRGIIFSGLQKNYSTIWALIISSLLFGVLHVNIINSFILGLFWAWLYYKTNNITLCVISHSICNFLGFLLRAYVQDGKDTLGLDGGKDHSIIISIIMLIIAGLLFFVLSKRLKKRIEEETVHTI from the coding sequence ATGAGATTTCCAAATTTGTTTCAATCACTTTGTTCCCTGATATTCTTTTTTGTCCTCCAAATTATATGCAAGAGCATTATAAAGCTACCGCAATATGGAACTCTCAAAGATTTAATAAGCTATCTAATCCCAGCTTTAATAACACTTGGCAGTTTAGCATTAATGAATAGAAAAGAAGTCATCAGCATTGATTCAATAACTATTAAAAAAGTAAGGTTAGACGACTTGGTTTTAAGTGTTGGTATTGCCATATTCTGCCTCTTTACTCCTCTTTTGAACCAATTCTCTCACTTCAATAAAGAGATCGTCAATCAAACATATGAATCTGTTTTGGAAGTACCTGTTGATATATTTGTTTTTTTCAGTATGGTTATTTTTGCTCCTATATTTGAAGAGATATTTTTTCGAGGAATTATCTTTAGTGGGCTTCAAAAAAATTATTCGACGATATGGGCACTTATTATATCGTCATTATTATTTGGAGTATTACACGTCAATATTATTAACTCTTTTATTTTAGGGCTTTTCTGGGCATGGCTTTATTATAAGACAAATAACATTACTCTTTGTGTTATTTCTCATTCAATTTGCAATTTTTTAGGCTTTCTATTAAGGGCATATGTTCAGGATGGAAAAGATACTTTAGGCCTTGATGGTGGTAAAGACCACTCAATAATTATTTCTATTATCATGTTAATAATTGCTGGTTTATTGTTTTTTGTTCTATCAAAAAGGCTAAAAAAGAGAATTGAAGAGGAAACGGTTCATACAATTTGA
- a CDS encoding Mu transposase domain-containing protein codes for MVLYNDYLFSHGGATRRSQFIDLEKKYLGPLPTSTYNLRYFRRAKVQKISHIYLSVDRNYYSVPHRYIGHHVEVQYNKETVEVFYNFQRIAKHQRSFRPGSYTTLGDHMPSSHKVYNDWNPLYFEQRASAIGASTLEYIRRLIAQYNYPELAYKQAQGILSYAKAYGATRLNNACKRALLHHWASYQTISNILKNGLDNCIFRGCWFFPTFGVMKENIPHVSSTDQTQLSRTSAA; via the coding sequence TTGGTACTTTACAATGATTACCTGTTTTCACACGGGGGTGCTACTAGACGGAGTCAGTTTATTGATCTGGAAAAAAAATATCTGGGTCCGCTACCTACGTCCACATATAATCTGAGGTACTTCAGGCGCGCAAAAGTGCAGAAAATATCCCATATCTACCTAAGTGTGGACAGGAACTATTACAGCGTTCCCCATCGCTATATCGGCCATCATGTAGAAGTTCAGTATAATAAAGAAACAGTGGAGGTCTTCTATAACTTTCAGCGGATAGCTAAACATCAGCGATCGTTCCGGCCGGGATCCTATACCACCCTCGGAGATCACATGCCTTCTTCCCATAAGGTCTACAACGACTGGAATCCGTTATACTTTGAGCAGCGGGCTTCGGCTATCGGTGCCTCTACCCTGGAATATATCCGAAGGCTTATTGCGCAGTACAATTACCCTGAACTGGCATACAAACAAGCGCAAGGAATACTCTCATATGCAAAAGCATATGGTGCTACACGATTGAATAATGCTTGCAAAAGAGCGCTTTTACATCACTGGGCATCCTATCAGACCATATCAAATATTCTGAAAAATGGACTTGACAACTGCATATTCCGGGGATGTTGGTTCTTCCCCACTTTTGGTGTCATGAAGGAGAATATACCACACGTTTCCTCAACAGATCAAACCCAGCTCTCCCGTACATCTGCCGCTTAA
- a CDS encoding class I SAM-dependent methyltransferase has translation MENTLNWRKIWSERPIPTQLITLMDVIKADGFNTAQSSLTVNDLNKIHAFIDSKLSVEKKDSIFEIGCGAGAFLYNWYLKDISVHGLDYSKRLIELASKFMPKAKWEIGEAIDINTTDKFDHVLSYGVFLYFSDLGYAEKVVRSMVTKARKNVGIFDIPDLSQKKATEEFRLQLNGAEYIKNYEGLEHLYYSKSWWISLAKELGKEIEIFQTPGNYYESLKYRFNVIIKI, from the coding sequence ATGGAGAATACCTTAAATTGGCGTAAAATATGGTCTGAAAGACCAATTCCCACTCAATTAATTACCCTTATGGATGTGATAAAAGCCGATGGCTTTAATACAGCACAATCTTCATTAACAGTAAATGATTTAAATAAAATACATGCATTTATCGATTCCAAACTTTCCGTCGAAAAAAAAGATAGCATTTTTGAAATTGGATGTGGTGCGGGAGCATTTCTGTACAATTGGTATCTCAAAGACATTTCAGTTCATGGGCTTGACTATTCAAAAAGACTCATTGAATTAGCATCTAAATTTATGCCTAAAGCCAAATGGGAGATAGGAGAAGCAATAGATATAAATACCACAGACAAATTTGACCATGTCCTCTCATACGGAGTTTTTCTTTATTTTTCCGACTTGGGGTACGCAGAAAAGGTAGTTAGATCCATGGTCACCAAAGCTAGAAAAAATGTTGGAATTTTTGATATTCCAGATTTATCGCAAAAGAAAGCCACTGAAGAGTTCCGCTTACAATTAAATGGGGCAGAATACATAAAGAACTATGAGGGCTTAGAACATCTTTATTATAGCAAATCTTGGTGGATATCATTGGCCAAGGAATTGGGTAAAGAGATTGAAATATTTCAAACTCCGGGGAACTATTATGAAAGCCTTAAATATAGATTTAATGTGATCATTAAAATATAA
- a CDS encoding pyridoxal phosphate-dependent aminotransferase, producing MKSRTAELLSKYKSLKRNNGNHSPSINEIQRIVGVEKKIIDACYLCNPYAFELSYKFLSSIDFRKAIKYYPPQNSVVASNIAEYRNLPLQNVLVGNGAIEIIEYFLNSFENKNILLPMPVFSTYYDLTCGHNNLIYHILDKNADFCLDIDDFIYKIKKNHIDIICIVNPNNPTGSSISLDNLVKIHQSMTDTQLLIIDESFVEFSKKTESIESYSLNFSNIIVIRSLSKEFGIAGIRLGYAVLPENIKIKALKKGFLWNSNGLAVEFSKLLTDKSFVDEYKRSFQTYLNARDEFSTQLSSFSSFKVYPSESSFFLIEFSEGSEELFSHLLWDHNIYVRLMENRMGLDGEFLRIASLTREENSKIFNALNEIITSKYITNGEYLKLA from the coding sequence ATGAAAAGTCGCACAGCAGAGCTTTTAAGCAAGTACAAGTCCTTAAAAAGAAACAATGGCAATCATTCTCCTTCGATCAATGAAATACAGCGGATAGTAGGTGTTGAAAAGAAAATAATAGATGCATGTTATTTATGTAATCCGTATGCATTTGAATTATCCTATAAATTTCTCTCTTCTATTGACTTTAGAAAAGCAATTAAATATTACCCTCCTCAAAATTCTGTTGTCGCCAGTAATATAGCAGAGTATAGGAATCTTCCTTTGCAAAATGTACTTGTGGGTAATGGTGCAATTGAAATCATTGAGTACTTTTTAAATAGCTTCGAAAATAAAAATATCTTATTGCCCATGCCTGTGTTTTCAACATACTATGATCTGACCTGTGGCCATAATAATCTCATATATCATATATTGGACAAGAATGCGGATTTTTGTCTAGATATTGACGATTTTATATACAAAATAAAGAAAAACCACATCGACATAATCTGTATTGTCAATCCAAATAATCCTACCGGAAGTTCAATCAGCCTTGATAATTTAGTGAAAATTCATCAATCGATGACTGACACACAATTATTAATAATTGATGAGAGTTTCGTCGAATTTTCTAAAAAAACAGAGAGCATTGAATCTTATTCTTTAAATTTTTCGAACATTATTGTTATAAGATCTTTGTCAAAAGAATTTGGAATAGCTGGGATAAGGCTAGGTTATGCGGTTTTGCCGGAAAATATCAAAATCAAAGCTCTGAAAAAAGGCTTCTTATGGAATTCTAATGGATTAGCCGTAGAATTCAGTAAGTTATTAACAGATAAGAGCTTTGTAGATGAATACAAGAGATCTTTCCAGACATATTTAAACGCACGGGATGAGTTTTCGACACAACTGTCCAGTTTTTCATCTTTCAAAGTATACCCAAGTGAATCAAGTTTTTTTTTAATCGAATTCAGCGAAGGCTCAGAAGAGTTATTTTCCCACCTTTTGTGGGATCATAACATTTATGTTAGATTAATGGAAAATAGGATGGGACTCGATGGAGAGTTTTTGCGCATAGCATCCCTGACCCGTGAAGAAAATTCTAAGATTTTTAATGCATTAAATGAAATAATAACATCTAAGTATATTACAAATGGAGAATACCTTAAATTGGCGTAA
- a CDS encoding ISL3 family transposase, translated as MEEESDILLTTIWQELKSQGYKGAYSTLSEALKYYGVQVGKKAGRTKKLPTQAGASFKPASTAIWFVSDHAKLKEGQQKLISELCTSSEDLQEIFTLAQSFRKMMSERSGNTDLKEWIDKSNKSGVKEMASFAKGLLADCKAVENALSLPWSNGPVEGNVNRLKTIKRQMYGRAGFDLLRKRVVYSPS; from the coding sequence ATGGAGGAGGAATCCGACATCTTGCTGACTACAATATGGCAGGAGTTAAAATCCCAGGGATACAAAGGAGCCTATTCTACCTTGTCAGAAGCCTTGAAATACTATGGGGTACAGGTAGGTAAAAAAGCTGGGCGTACAAAGAAGTTGCCTACGCAGGCTGGAGCATCCTTCAAACCAGCATCAACAGCGATCTGGTTCGTGTCCGATCACGCTAAGTTAAAAGAAGGCCAGCAAAAGCTTATCAGCGAATTATGCACATCTTCCGAAGACCTGCAGGAGATTTTCACGCTTGCTCAATCCTTCCGAAAAATGATGTCTGAACGGTCAGGTAATACGGATCTGAAAGAATGGATTGACAAATCAAACAAATCCGGAGTAAAGGAGATGGCCTCTTTCGCCAAAGGGCTGCTGGCCGATTGCAAGGCTGTTGAAAATGCACTCAGCCTACCGTGGAGCAATGGTCCCGTAGAAGGAAACGTTAATAGACTGAAAACGATTAAGCGGCAGATGTACGGGAGAGCTGGGTTTGATCTGTTGAGGAAACGTGTGGTATATTCTCCTTCATGA
- a CDS encoding lanthionine synthetase LanC family protein, translating into MKIEKIIEKLLLDSTTMDDMSLFHGKMGIAIALYHYSRRYNDFFVSQYCDEIIEQIYDKKNLEEDLSFENGLAGIAWGICYLLEQEFLEADSLQDVLEDIDRAFLKYSYQRFEDKSLKTGLEGIYVYIQSRHKLAEKYNEPAFFSQEIIAEIQGSRGLEVSEKSQQEKLFSIEYFLSENLDPSNTNISKLGLDKGYSAYVLENSLM; encoded by the coding sequence ATGAAAATAGAAAAGATAATTGAAAAATTGCTGCTTGATAGCACCACAATGGATGACATGAGTCTTTTTCATGGCAAAATGGGGATTGCTATTGCCTTGTATCATTATAGTCGAAGATATAATGATTTCTTTGTGAGCCAATATTGTGACGAGATAATTGAACAAATATATGATAAGAAGAATTTAGAAGAGGATCTGTCATTCGAAAATGGACTGGCCGGAATTGCCTGGGGCATATGTTATTTATTAGAACAGGAATTTTTGGAAGCAGACTCCCTTCAAGATGTTTTAGAAGACATTGATCGAGCATTTTTAAAATATTCCTATCAACGATTTGAAGATAAAAGTTTAAAAACCGGTCTAGAAGGAATCTATGTTTATATTCAGTCAAGACATAAGCTGGCCGAAAAATACAATGAACCTGCATTTTTCTCACAGGAAATTATTGCAGAGATTCAGGGATCAAGAGGTCTTGAAGTAAGTGAAAAAAGCCAGCAGGAAAAATTATTCTCTATTGAGTATTTTCTTTCAGAAAATTTAGACCCATCGAATACAAATATTTCAAAATTAGGGCTTGACAAAGGTTATTCCGCTTACGTACTTGAAAATTCACTAATGTAA
- a CDS encoding LicD family protein: protein MVIKKKDLGLYDFPDTRLLFDDVLQQTHFVLTRMLKIFAQICDKHEITYWADYGTLLGTIREGNIIPWDTDIDIGILASDFQKFKSLGVTELPNDIFFQSNETDKFYQVESLLVHGKLRDKLSSGCPVIHPLSHNGINIDLYVYFFDTENNFFVNNHERLLNASEVHFLPDELDHIEYWPFADTEIPVPKGFDSYLKRCYGDYQELPPEEKRKPLSEVCPTIPCKHYTSDNVSN, encoded by the coding sequence ATGGTTATAAAGAAGAAAGATCTCGGTTTGTATGATTTTCCAGATACAAGGCTGCTTTTCGACGATGTACTGCAACAAACACATTTTGTATTAACTCGAATGTTAAAAATATTTGCTCAGATATGCGACAAACATGAGATCACTTACTGGGCAGACTATGGAACACTTTTAGGCACAATTAGGGAGGGGAATATAATTCCTTGGGACACAGATATTGATATTGGTATTTTGGCCAGTGATTTTCAGAAGTTTAAATCATTGGGAGTGACAGAGCTACCTAACGATATTTTTTTCCAATCCAATGAAACAGACAAATTTTATCAAGTTGAAAGTTTGCTGGTACATGGAAAACTTAGAGATAAATTGAGTAGCGGTTGCCCTGTTATACATCCGTTGAGCCACAATGGTATAAATATAGATCTATATGTTTATTTCTTTGATACTGAAAATAACTTTTTCGTGAATAATCACGAGAGACTCTTAAATGCATCCGAAGTCCATTTTTTACCCGATGAGTTAGATCACATCGAGTATTGGCCATTTGCAGACACAGAAATACCAGTTCCGAAAGGATTTGATTCCTATTTGAAACGATGCTATGGCGATTACCAAGAGCTTCCTCCAGAAGAAAAAAGAAAGCCACTATCGGAGGTCTGTCCGACAATTCCATGCAAACATTATACCTCAGATAATGTGTCAAATTAA
- a CDS encoding phosphocholine cytidylyltransferase family protein, with translation MIAIILAAGLGSRLNLNRPKGLLNIYGKPLIAYSIDALISAGIEEIYLVIGYKQEHYKNYFQNFRTTANIRTIYNPKYEDYGSLYSLYVGLNSIEKQDDIVIMDADIIYNADEFIEFIQNTTTNSIFTTNVRQDRHDACYVEIDAQNKLRRISKNMHYVAPVKNEYLEHIGIVKTQRDDIEKLIEYCESKYNVGIRERHEYDYAFESIDAKYESFFIRDYVWGEIDDDIQLKTVITDIYPKLNLAHI, from the coding sequence ATGATAGCAATAATTCTCGCAGCGGGTCTGGGAAGCCGCCTAAATCTTAATCGTCCCAAAGGCCTGCTAAATATTTACGGAAAGCCACTGATAGCGTATTCAATTGATGCCTTAATAAGCGCTGGAATTGAGGAAATATATTTAGTCATTGGCTACAAACAGGAACACTATAAAAACTATTTTCAAAATTTCAGAACCACTGCAAATATACGTACAATATACAATCCAAAATATGAAGACTACGGTTCCCTTTATTCACTATACGTTGGATTGAATTCAATAGAAAAGCAAGATGATATTGTCATAATGGATGCGGATATAATATATAACGCTGATGAATTTATAGAGTTTATACAAAACACTACGACAAATAGTATTTTCACTACAAATGTAAGGCAGGATAGGCATGACGCATGTTATGTAGAAATTGATGCTCAAAATAAACTAAGGAGAATTTCGAAGAATATGCACTATGTGGCCCCGGTTAAAAATGAATATTTGGAACATATAGGCATAGTAAAAACGCAAAGAGATGATATAGAAAAATTGATTGAATACTGTGAGTCCAAATATAATGTTGGGATAAGGGAACGCCATGAGTATGATTATGCATTTGAATCCATTGACGCCAAATACGAGTCTTTCTTTATCAGAGATTACGTTTGGGGAGAAATTGACGATGATATTCAGCTCAAAACTGTGATAACAGATATTTACCCTAAACTAAACTTAGCCCACATATGA
- a CDS encoding peptidase domain-containing ABC transporter, with translation MAKKFPHYRQVDEMDCGATCLRIIFKYYGKNIPIQKIRRLCQTTNTGVTLLGLSRAAESLGLRSSGIKTSLEHIKKIDLPCILHWNQNHFVVLYRIKGDKYYISDPALGLPIVNVREMKEKWLGSQTEKLGALLLLSPTSDFHQFAENDNKKLQWSKIFRYFSKYRSLITQLILGLLLGTVILLVTPFLTQSVVDVGIHTKNLKFINLILIAQLMLFIGQISVAFLRSWILLHITTRVNISILTDLLIKLMRLPVQFFDLKTHGDIMQRLVDQQRLESFLTGTTLNTIFSLVNILIFGVVLAIYHKIIFIVFLISTILYVLWIWIFMNPRRILDEQRFQIAAENQTYTVEMIQSIRDIKLNNAEKQKRWKWEALQARLFNFKVRSLTLSQYQTIGSMAINQAKGILITYISAKAVIDGEITLGSMMAIQYIVGMASQPVESILGFMGAYQDAKISLERLDEIYNAEEEEAINKEYLNELPKSKTIEIKDLTFGYFGAVGKPLFRNLNLVFPESKTTAIVGASGSGKTTILKLLLRFYNNEAGEILIGGKKLDRINFFTWRDRCGSVMQENYLYADTIENNIAVGEDYPDRSRIEQAIEIANLTDFIDEQPFGLDTKIGTAGKGVSQGQRQRLMIARAVYKNPDYLFLDEATNALDSENESQIMDKLNTFYTGRTVIIVAHRLSTVKNADNIIVLNNGEIVEQGNHEELTALRGFYFNLVKNQLELGG, from the coding sequence ATGGCGAAAAAATTCCCGCATTATAGACAGGTTGATGAGATGGACTGCGGAGCCACTTGTTTACGTATTATTTTCAAATATTATGGAAAAAATATACCAATACAAAAAATAAGACGGCTTTGTCAAACCACTAACACAGGGGTGACACTTCTGGGGCTAAGTAGAGCCGCAGAGAGTCTGGGGCTGAGATCATCTGGTATTAAAACTTCACTCGAACATATCAAAAAAATTGACTTGCCCTGCATTTTACATTGGAATCAAAACCACTTTGTAGTGTTATATAGGATTAAAGGTGATAAATATTACATTTCCGATCCTGCACTGGGTTTACCTATTGTCAACGTACGAGAAATGAAAGAAAAGTGGCTTGGTTCTCAAACAGAGAAATTGGGAGCGTTGCTCTTACTAAGCCCAACGTCTGATTTCCATCAATTTGCGGAAAATGACAATAAAAAGCTTCAATGGTCAAAAATATTTAGATATTTTTCAAAGTACCGTTCTTTGATCACACAGCTTATCTTAGGATTGCTTTTAGGTACGGTTATTTTGTTAGTCACTCCTTTTTTAACACAATCTGTAGTAGATGTAGGCATACATACCAAAAACCTTAAATTCATTAACCTGATCCTGATTGCACAATTGATGTTGTTCATTGGTCAGATTTCAGTGGCCTTTCTTCGTTCATGGATCTTATTGCACATCACTACACGGGTTAATATTTCGATTCTAACGGATTTGTTGATCAAATTGATGAGACTTCCTGTTCAATTTTTTGATTTGAAGACTCATGGCGATATTATGCAACGTCTCGTCGATCAACAACGTCTTGAGTCTTTTTTAACAGGCACAACACTCAATACGATATTCTCATTAGTCAATATTTTAATTTTCGGGGTCGTTCTGGCAATATATCATAAAATTATATTTATAGTTTTCCTAATCTCAACGATCCTTTACGTTCTGTGGATCTGGATCTTTATGAATCCACGTAGGATTTTGGACGAACAAAGGTTTCAGATCGCAGCAGAAAATCAAACTTATACAGTGGAGATGATTCAAAGTATAAGAGATATTAAGCTTAACAACGCCGAAAAGCAAAAACGTTGGAAATGGGAAGCTCTCCAAGCTAGACTCTTTAATTTCAAGGTTAGAAGCCTTACACTATCCCAATATCAAACAATAGGTTCGATGGCAATTAATCAGGCAAAAGGGATCTTGATAACCTATATTAGTGCCAAAGCCGTGATAGACGGAGAAATAACATTGGGCAGCATGATGGCTATTCAGTACATCGTGGGAATGGCATCTCAACCTGTTGAGTCTATCTTAGGTTTCATGGGGGCTTATCAAGATGCTAAGATAAGCTTGGAACGTCTCGACGAAATTTATAATGCCGAGGAGGAGGAAGCCATAAATAAAGAATATTTAAATGAATTACCCAAAAGTAAAACTATTGAAATAAAGGATCTAACATTTGGGTATTTCGGGGCGGTCGGCAAGCCTCTGTTTCGAAATCTTAATTTAGTTTTTCCTGAAAGCAAAACAACAGCAATTGTTGGCGCCAGTGGAAGTGGTAAAACCACTATTCTCAAGTTATTGTTAAGATTTTACAATAATGAAGCTGGCGAAATATTAATCGGCGGAAAGAAACTGGACCGGATCAACTTCTTTACCTGGCGTGACCGCTGTGGTAGTGTTATGCAAGAAAATTACCTGTACGCTGATACAATAGAAAATAATATTGCTGTCGGTGAGGATTATCCCGATCGGAGTCGGATCGAACAGGCGATAGAAATTGCCAATTTAACTGACTTCATTGATGAGCAGCCCTTCGGACTAGATACAAAAATAGGTACTGCCGGCAAAGGGGTCAGTCAAGGACAGCGTCAAAGGCTAATGATAGCACGCGCTGTTTACAAAAACCCCGATTATCTCTTTTTAGACGAGGCAACAAACGCGCTGGATTCGGAAAATGAAAGCCAGATCATGGATAAATTAAATACATTTTATACTGGAAGAACTGTAATCATCGTAGCACATAGACTTAGTACTGTGAAAAATGCCGACAATATCATTGTCCTGAACAACGGAGAGATAGTAGAGCAAGGAAATCATGAAGAATTAACTGCCTTACGTGGCTTTTATTTTAATCTCGTGAAAAACCAACTCGAATTGGGAGGATAG